A window of the Streptomyces sp. JB150 genome harbors these coding sequences:
- a CDS encoding ATP-binding protein, which produces MAGGAEAPLEEKTPDPLPYEGVWRFTAPAVDASVPQARHAVRDLLLRQSVPICDDTAQGLLLIVSELVTNAVRHAALLSPMLAVEVAVGADWVRVSVEDNHPYRPTALEADHAQTGGRGLLLVREITREAGGVCDVEHTASGGKVIWAALPLAPAHPA; this is translated from the coding sequence ATGGCAGGCGGCGCAGAGGCACCCCTTGAGGAGAAGACGCCCGATCCGCTGCCGTACGAGGGCGTGTGGAGGTTCACCGCCCCCGCCGTCGACGCCTCGGTCCCGCAGGCCCGGCACGCCGTACGGGACCTGCTGCTGCGTCAGTCCGTCCCCATCTGCGACGACACCGCCCAAGGGCTGCTGCTGATCGTGTCGGAGCTGGTCACGAACGCCGTCCGGCACGCGGCGCTGCTGTCGCCGATGCTCGCCGTGGAGGTCGCCGTGGGCGCCGACTGGGTGCGGGTCTCGGTGGAGGACAACCATCCGTACCGCCCCACCGCCCTGGAGGCCGACCACGCGCAGACCGGCGGCCGGGGACTGCTCCTGGTCCGGGAGATCACCCGGGAGGCGGGCGGGGTGTGCGACGTCGAGCACACGGCGAGCGGCGGCAAGGTGATCTGGGCCGCCCTGCCCCTCGCCCCCGCGCACCCGGCCTGA
- the idi gene encoding isopentenyl-diphosphate Delta-isomerase, translating to MPITPATATHSTSSGTADAILLELVDENGVTIGTAEKLAAHQPPGQLHRAFSVFLFDERGRLLLQQRALGKYHSPGVWSNTCCGHPYPGEAPFAAAARRTYEELGVSPSLLAEAGTVRYNHPDPASGLVEQEYNHLFVGLVQSPLAPDPEEVGATAFVTSAELAERHAGDPFSAWFMTVLDAARPAIRELTGPSAGW from the coding sequence ATGCCGATCACACCTGCCACCGCGACGCACAGCACGTCGAGCGGCACCGCGGACGCGATCTTGCTGGAACTGGTCGACGAGAACGGCGTCACGATCGGCACCGCGGAGAAGCTGGCGGCCCATCAGCCCCCCGGGCAGCTGCACCGGGCCTTCTCGGTCTTCCTGTTCGACGAGCGGGGCCGGCTGCTGCTGCAGCAGCGGGCGCTCGGCAAGTACCACTCCCCCGGTGTGTGGTCCAACACCTGCTGCGGTCATCCGTATCCCGGTGAGGCACCCTTCGCGGCGGCGGCCCGGCGTACGTACGAGGAGCTGGGGGTCTCCCCGTCGCTGCTGGCCGAGGCGGGCACGGTGCGCTACAACCACCCGGACCCGGCGTCCGGTCTGGTGGAGCAGGAGTACAACCACCTGTTCGTGGGCCTGGTGCAGTCGCCGCTCGCTCCCGACCCGGAGGAGGTCGGCGCCACCGCGTTCGTGACCTCGGCCGAGCTGGCGGAGCGGCACGCCGGGGACCCGTTCTCGGCGTGGTTCATGACGGTGCTGGACGCGGCCCGCCCGGCGATCAGGGAACTGACCGGGCCGTCGGCGGGCTGGTAG